In Streptomyces sp. RFCAC02, the following proteins share a genomic window:
- a CDS encoding ribonuclease Z, which yields MSARELVVLGTASQVPTRHRNHNGYALRWDGETILFDPGEGTQRQMTLAGVTATSLTRVCVTHFHGDHALGLAGVIQRINLDRVPHPVPIHHPASGREFLDRLRYATPYHETAEVVPAPVTEEGPQAVSGIAGFTLTAHRLSHPVECFGYRLTEPDGVRMLPDRLAAHGIAGPDVGRLGRAGSLRGVTLAEVSETRPGQRFAFVMDTRLCDGVWALAEGCDLLVIESTFLAADEALAREYGHLTAGQAARVASESGVRHLVLTHFSQRYTDPGAFAREAREAGYDGDLTVAEDLARVPVPPRR from the coding sequence GTGTCCGCCCGCGAACTGGTGGTCCTCGGCACCGCCAGCCAGGTACCGACCCGGCACCGCAACCACAACGGCTACGCCCTGCGCTGGGACGGCGAGACGATCCTCTTCGACCCGGGCGAGGGCACGCAGCGGCAGATGACCCTCGCCGGGGTCACCGCGACCTCCCTCACCCGCGTGTGCGTCACCCACTTCCACGGCGACCACGCGCTCGGCCTCGCCGGGGTGATCCAGCGCATCAACCTCGACCGCGTCCCGCACCCCGTGCCGATCCACCACCCGGCGAGCGGCCGGGAGTTCCTCGACCGCCTGCGGTACGCCACCCCGTACCACGAGACGGCCGAGGTCGTTCCGGCCCCGGTCACGGAGGAGGGGCCGCAGGCCGTCAGCGGCATCGCCGGCTTCACGCTCACCGCGCACCGGCTGTCCCACCCCGTCGAGTGCTTCGGCTACCGGCTCACCGAGCCGGACGGCGTCCGCATGCTGCCGGACCGGCTCGCGGCGCACGGCATCGCGGGCCCGGACGTGGGCCGGCTGGGCCGCGCGGGCAGTCTGCGCGGCGTCACCCTGGCGGAGGTCAGCGAGACGCGGCCGGGCCAGCGGTTCGCGTTCGTCATGGACACGCGGCTGTGCGACGGCGTGTGGGCGCTGGCCGAAGGCTGCGACCTGCTGGTCATCGAGTCCACCTTCCTGGCCGCCGACGAGGCGCTGGCCAGGGAGTACGGCCACCTGACGGCGGGCCAGGCGGCCCGCGTGGCGAGCGAGTCCGGCGTGCGGCACCTGGTGCTGACGCACTTCTCGCAGCGCTACACGGACCCCGGGGCGTTCGCGCGGGAGGCCCGCGAGGCCGGCTACGACGGCGACCTCACCGTCGCGGAGGACCTGGCACGCGTCCCGGTACCGCCCCGCCGCTGA
- a CDS encoding diaminopimelate decarboxylase — protein sequence MNDSETTRRREDILRAAVRQRLLDPEDALLAGFIDLDGVAASVASLHHAFPSSVTVLHTFAAKANSLVPVLAELRALGMGCEVASPGELAQALAAGFAPERIVFDSPAKTTAELTHALDLGIAVNADNFQELERIDALLANRPTPSASRLGVRVNPQVGTGSIAAMSTATATSKFGIPLRDEGNEERLLRLYRERPYLTQVHVHAGSQGVPLELIAQAVARAVAFADAVNATAGRRQVTGIDIGGGLPVNFGGDTVTPTYDEYVGQLRRHAPGLFTGGYAITTEFGRSLLAKNGFIAAYVEYTKSAGGRPIAITHAGAQVATRTVFAPASWPLRVTAHDATGAAKDGPATAQDIAGPCCFAGDVLAHGCEVPLLEPGDLVAVLDTGAYYFSTPFQYNSLPEPAVHGARGGGDGTEPVFETLRTAQTVADILARTTTPTGPSTEAAVPAG from the coding sequence GTGAACGACTCCGAAACGACGCGGCGGCGCGAGGACATCCTGCGCGCGGCCGTGCGGCAACGGCTCCTCGACCCCGAGGACGCCCTGCTCGCCGGATTCATCGACCTCGACGGCGTGGCGGCGAGCGTCGCCTCGCTCCACCACGCCTTCCCGTCGTCCGTGACCGTCCTGCACACCTTCGCCGCCAAGGCGAACAGCCTCGTGCCCGTCCTGGCCGAGCTGCGCGCCCTCGGCATGGGCTGCGAGGTGGCCAGCCCCGGCGAACTCGCCCAGGCCCTGGCCGCCGGCTTCGCGCCCGAGCGGATCGTGTTCGACTCCCCGGCCAAGACGACCGCCGAGCTGACCCACGCCCTGGACCTCGGCATCGCCGTCAACGCCGACAACTTCCAGGAACTGGAGCGCATCGACGCCCTCCTCGCCAACCGCCCCACCCCCTCCGCCTCGCGGCTCGGGGTCCGCGTCAACCCGCAGGTCGGGACCGGGTCCATCGCCGCGATGAGCACCGCCACCGCCACCTCGAAGTTCGGCATCCCGCTCCGCGACGAGGGCAACGAGGAACGCCTTCTGCGCCTGTACCGCGAGCGCCCCTACCTCACCCAGGTCCACGTCCACGCCGGGTCGCAGGGCGTGCCGCTGGAGCTGATCGCCCAGGCGGTCGCGCGGGCCGTCGCGTTCGCCGACGCCGTGAACGCCACGGCCGGCCGCCGGCAGGTCACCGGCATCGACATCGGCGGCGGCCTGCCCGTCAACTTCGGCGGGGACACCGTGACCCCCACCTACGACGAGTACGTCGGGCAGCTCCGCCGCCACGCGCCGGGCCTCTTCACCGGCGGCTACGCGATCACGACCGAGTTCGGCCGGTCCCTGCTCGCCAAGAACGGCTTCATCGCCGCCTACGTCGAGTACACGAAGAGCGCCGGCGGCCGTCCCATCGCCATCACCCACGCCGGCGCGCAGGTCGCCACCCGCACCGTGTTCGCGCCCGCGTCCTGGCCGCTGCGGGTCACCGCACACGACGCGACCGGCGCCGCGAAGGACGGCCCCGCCACCGCCCAGGACATCGCGGGACCCTGCTGCTTCGCCGGCGACGTCCTCGCCCACGGCTGCGAGGTGCCCCTCCTCGAACCGGGCGACCTCGTCGCCGTCCTCGACACCGGCGCCTACTACTTCTCCACCCCGTTCCAGTACAACAGCCTGCCCGAGCCGGCCGTTCACGGAGCCAGGGGCGGCGGCGACGGCACGGAGCCCGTCTTCGAGACCCTCCGCACCGCCCAGACCGTCGCCGACATCCTCGCCCGCACCACCACCCCCACCGGCCCGAGCACGGAGGCCGCCGTCCCCGCCGGCTGA
- a CDS encoding Na+/H+ antiporter NhaC family protein, with protein sequence MSDVDLVPAGRPPTAPAGTPGPAPAPSGRTAVRRRAVAVCAAAGLVLSAVLGPFVDAPTLWGLVPIVLYAVLALLGMDIMVATVVAIVSALLIVHPSPSATADMLGASLADQVTMIGLIIMLGAGVGEVLRATGVAATIVRGVMRVVGERNRTAVTLGVMLSCLLLVASLGTLAGALAIAAPLLLPIVARLGFTRSATAAMMFIGGCAGLALAPFAGSNVAIMDAADVGYLTYLIHGAGPLAVLSVVAGLLIVPWMQRRTEGTGDLHDEEITGDSEDAVPDGRSRRATAVFALVLVASVVYAVMAEAGTAFPLLALPVMGVAAALAGGMTPTEAARTVYRGAARLVDVFLLFWLLAALFKVVDDLAPFQVVLDTWGDDLGGMPPFLFALVIGLLGWVGVPGATAAQVVLLDQVFGGLAADVGVGAGAWVIVLLFASKADTYGPFPNANMVGAMGLARSDRLNNMMLTGFLVLVPACLMYAAILFGETV encoded by the coding sequence ATGAGCGACGTGGATCTCGTCCCCGCAGGCCGGCCGCCCACCGCACCGGCCGGCACGCCAGGGCCCGCCCCCGCCCCCTCGGGACGTACGGCCGTCCGCCGCCGGGCGGTCGCCGTCTGCGCCGCCGCCGGACTCGTCCTGTCGGCCGTACTCGGCCCGTTCGTCGACGCCCCCACCCTGTGGGGCCTCGTCCCGATCGTGCTGTACGCCGTCCTGGCCCTGCTCGGCATGGACATCATGGTCGCCACCGTCGTGGCCATCGTGTCGGCGCTGCTGATCGTCCACCCGAGCCCGAGCGCGACGGCCGACATGCTCGGCGCGTCCCTCGCCGACCAGGTGACGATGATCGGCCTCATCATCATGCTCGGCGCCGGAGTCGGCGAGGTCCTGCGCGCCACCGGCGTCGCGGCCACGATCGTGCGCGGCGTGATGCGCGTCGTCGGCGAGCGGAACCGCACCGCCGTGACGCTCGGCGTCATGCTGTCCTGTCTGCTGCTCGTCGCGAGCCTCGGCACCCTCGCCGGCGCCCTGGCCATCGCCGCGCCCCTGCTGCTGCCCATCGTGGCGCGGCTCGGGTTCACGCGGTCGGCGACGGCCGCCATGATGTTCATCGGCGGCTGCGCGGGGCTCGCCCTCGCGCCGTTCGCCGGGTCCAACGTCGCGATCATGGACGCCGCCGACGTCGGCTACCTCACCTACCTGATCCACGGCGCCGGGCCGCTCGCCGTCCTGTCCGTCGTCGCCGGCCTGCTCATCGTGCCCTGGATGCAGCGGCGCACCGAGGGCACCGGCGACCTCCACGACGAGGAGATCACCGGCGACTCCGAGGACGCCGTGCCCGACGGCCGCAGCAGGCGGGCGACCGCCGTGTTCGCGCTGGTCCTGGTCGCGAGCGTCGTGTACGCGGTGATGGCCGAGGCCGGCACGGCGTTCCCGCTGCTCGCGCTGCCGGTGATGGGCGTGGCGGCGGCCCTGGCCGGCGGGATGACGCCGACCGAGGCTGCGCGGACGGTCTACCGGGGCGCGGCGCGGCTCGTGGACGTGTTCCTGCTGTTCTGGCTGCTGGCGGCCCTGTTCAAGGTGGTGGACGACCTCGCGCCGTTCCAGGTCGTCCTCGACACCTGGGGCGACGACCTCGGCGGGATGCCGCCGTTCCTGTTCGCCCTGGTCATCGGCCTGCTGGGCTGGGTCGGCGTGCCGGGCGCGACGGCCGCGCAGGTCGTGCTCCTCGACCAGGTCTTCGGAGGGCTGGCCGCCGACGTCGGTGTCGGCGCGGGGGCGTGGGTGATCGTGCTGCTCTTCGCGTCGAAGGCCGACACGTACGGGCCCTTCCCCAACGCCAACATGGTCGGCGCCATGGGCCTGGCCCGCTCCGACCGGCTCAACAACATGATGCTCACCGGTTTCCTCGTCCTGGTCCCCGCCTGCCTGATGTACGCGGCGATCCTGTTCGGCGAGACGGTCTGA
- a CDS encoding MFS transporter: MSATDSTAGVGSDTPGRRLPAGHGEAVPRIPVLWLALLATPVAAANNAPVLILGDMSRSLGVSTETASWLVTLSALALAVATPLMGALIRRRGTRPALWLGAALVLAGTLVVATSPWLPLTLAGRVAQAAGGAGMMAVALNLAGTVRRMGVISAGSGMLGAVGPLLGQHLTGAISWRAALSVLAVTLLAVPAVSRGARHARPPEERFDTRGAVLLAVLSGGLVLLPSNPLPAMVPAVLATILLAVHVRRRPEGSVPAVALRSPRFRGAVLVTIGLSTSYFTLLYAIPDLLGDRAGWSAGAVATGQMTAMLAGSALTLAFAAHAARMSRNAIRAVLLTAGALAALTAALAHGAVALLLAIGAAVFTATSANGIQGAEAASSVPGRERATALGLFTLVYLMGGALGPALATAMVLD, translated from the coding sequence ATGAGCGCCACCGACAGCACGGCCGGAGTCGGATCGGACACGCCCGGCCGGCGCCTGCCGGCCGGGCACGGTGAGGCCGTCCCGCGGATCCCCGTCCTCTGGCTGGCGTTGCTGGCCACTCCGGTGGCCGCGGCCAACAACGCGCCGGTCCTGATCCTCGGCGACATGAGCCGGTCGCTCGGGGTGTCCACGGAGACCGCGTCGTGGCTGGTCACCCTGTCGGCGCTCGCCCTGGCCGTCGCCACACCGCTGATGGGCGCGCTGATCCGCCGGCGCGGCACCCGCCCGGCGCTGTGGCTGGGAGCCGCGCTCGTGCTCGCCGGCACCCTGGTGGTCGCCACGTCCCCGTGGCTGCCGCTCACCCTGGCCGGCCGTGTCGCGCAGGCCGCGGGCGGCGCGGGCATGATGGCCGTCGCGCTGAACCTGGCGGGCACCGTCCGCCGGATGGGCGTGATCAGCGCTGGGTCCGGGATGCTGGGCGCGGTGGGACCGCTGCTCGGCCAGCATCTGACCGGCGCGATCTCCTGGCGGGCCGCGCTGTCCGTCCTCGCGGTCACACTCCTGGCCGTGCCCGCGGTGAGCCGCGGCGCCCGGCACGCGCGGCCCCCGGAGGAGCGCTTCGACACCCGGGGCGCGGTCCTGCTGGCCGTGCTGTCCGGCGGACTCGTCCTGCTGCCGTCGAACCCGTTGCCCGCCATGGTGCCGGCGGTACTCGCCACGATCCTGCTGGCCGTACACGTCCGACGCCGCCCGGAGGGCTCCGTCCCGGCGGTCGCCCTGCGCTCCCCCCGGTTCCGTGGCGCAGTCCTCGTCACCATCGGCCTGTCCACGTCGTACTTCACCCTGCTCTACGCGATCCCGGACCTGCTGGGCGACCGGGCGGGCTGGTCGGCCGGCGCGGTGGCGACGGGCCAGATGACGGCCATGCTCGCCGGCTCGGCGCTCACCCTGGCCTTCGCCGCGCACGCGGCCCGCATGAGCCGGAACGCGATACGCGCGGTCCTGCTCACGGCGGGCGCGCTGGCCGCGCTCACGGCCGCCCTCGCTCACGGGGCGGTCGCACTGCTCCTCGCCATCGGCGCAGCCGTCTTCACGGCGACCTCTGCCAACGGGATCCAGGGCGCCGAGGCCGCCTCGTCCGTCCCCGGGCGCGAACGCGCCACCGCCCTCGGTCTTTTCACCCTCGTCTACCTGATGGGCGGCGCCCTGGGACCCGCCCTGGCGACGGCGATGGTGCTCGACTGA
- a CDS encoding histidine triad nucleotide-binding protein, whose protein sequence is MAGEPQADCLFCKIVAGDVPATVVRETDTTVAFRDINPQAPTHVLVIPRAHHPNAAALAEAAPDVLAVMMREAREIAAGDGIEGTGYRVVFNTGSGAGQTVFHVHAHVLGGRGLEWPPG, encoded by the coding sequence ATGGCGGGAGAACCGCAGGCCGACTGCCTGTTCTGCAAGATCGTGGCCGGTGACGTCCCCGCCACCGTCGTCCGCGAGACGGACACCACCGTCGCCTTCCGCGACATCAACCCGCAGGCACCGACGCACGTCCTCGTGATCCCCCGCGCCCACCACCCGAACGCCGCCGCCCTCGCCGAGGCCGCGCCCGACGTCCTGGCCGTGATGATGCGCGAGGCCCGCGAGATCGCCGCAGGCGACGGGATCGAGGGCACCGGCTACCGCGTCGTGTTCAACACGGGCAGCGGCGCCGGGCAGACCGTCTTCCACGTCCACGCGCACGTGCTCGGCGGACGCGGCCTGGAGTGGCCTCCCGGCTGA
- a CDS encoding malonic semialdehyde reductase, protein MPLLLDPAAQDLLFRTARTANTFTAEPVSDAQMRAVYDLVKYGPTAFNTAPLRVVLIRTPEARARLLPHMDEGNRAKTGSAPLVALLATDHEFHEELPRLVPHAPQAKDAYFSERPVRERTAALNGALQAAYFLIGVRAAGLAAGPMTGYDAEGLRKEFLDEDHVPLMVVNIGRPGPDAWFPRLPRLSYDEVVTAV, encoded by the coding sequence ATGCCCCTGCTGCTCGATCCCGCCGCCCAGGACCTCCTCTTCCGCACGGCCCGCACCGCGAACACGTTCACCGCCGAGCCGGTGTCCGACGCGCAGATGCGGGCCGTCTACGACCTGGTCAAGTACGGTCCGACCGCGTTCAACACGGCCCCCTTGCGCGTCGTCCTCATCCGCACGCCCGAGGCGCGCGCACGGCTGCTGCCGCACATGGACGAGGGGAACCGCGCCAAGACCGGGTCGGCTCCGCTGGTCGCGCTGCTCGCCACCGACCACGAGTTCCACGAGGAGCTGCCCCGGCTGGTGCCCCATGCCCCGCAGGCGAAGGACGCGTACTTCTCCGAACGGCCGGTGCGTGAGCGGACCGCCGCGCTGAACGGCGCCCTGCAGGCCGCGTACTTCCTGATCGGCGTCCGGGCGGCCGGGCTCGCGGCGGGGCCGATGACCGGCTACGACGCCGAAGGGCTGCGCAAGGAGTTCCTGGACGAGGACCACGTCCCGCTGATGGTCGTCAACATAGGCCGCCCGGGCCCCGACGCCTGGTTCCCGCGGCTGCCGAGGCTCAGCTACGACGAGGTCGTGACCGCCGTATGA
- a CDS encoding D-aminoacylase: protein MTDHDIVINGGTVVDGTGTPGRRLSVGVTGGRISALSPGRLTGRREIDATGQTVTPGFIDLHSHADFAVEPDPGADTQITQGVTTLVTGNCGHSPFPLDADGTRPRSGVLDGSALSWTWRDAAGFGEAMTRVAPAVNLALQVGHNAIRLAVLGMDDRPPNEDELRRMCDLVTQAARQGAVGFSTGLIYMPGVFASPEEVRALVAAAASAGLLYSTHIRNETFHVIDAVREAIGAAEAGGARLEISHLKAMGPENHGAVTEALALIDAARERGVDVTADVYPYTASSTGLVSRLPAWAVDGGVEPTLARLADPPVREKIAAELRARFGRDIDPEGVVIAALPEGRYSGSVGRSLADIGRAEGTDPAEAALRVLEHHRLGVGIVNHAMSEADVETVLRHPWVSVASDGWVMTAERTGRPHPRSFGTFSRVLGRYVRERGVLPLEEAVRRMTSLPAARIRAADRGVLRVGAAADIAVFDAATVTDRATYEEPWQLSTGFSTVLVNGVAALLDGALTPHRAGRVITPSPAAAS, encoded by the coding sequence ATGACCGACCACGACATCGTCATCAACGGCGGCACGGTCGTCGACGGCACCGGGACCCCGGGCCGCCGGCTGTCGGTGGGCGTCACGGGCGGCCGGATCTCCGCGCTGTCCCCCGGCCGCCTGACCGGGCGGCGCGAGATCGACGCGACCGGGCAGACCGTCACCCCCGGCTTCATCGACCTGCACTCGCACGCCGACTTCGCCGTCGAACCCGACCCGGGCGCCGACACGCAGATCACGCAGGGCGTCACCACCCTCGTCACCGGCAACTGCGGGCACTCGCCGTTCCCGCTCGACGCCGACGGGACACGCCCGCGCTCCGGCGTGCTGGACGGCTCGGCGCTGAGCTGGACGTGGCGGGACGCGGCCGGCTTCGGGGAGGCCATGACGCGCGTCGCCCCGGCCGTGAACCTCGCCCTCCAGGTCGGGCACAACGCGATCCGCCTCGCCGTCCTCGGCATGGACGACCGCCCGCCGAACGAGGACGAACTGCGCCGCATGTGCGACCTCGTCACGCAGGCCGCCCGGCAGGGCGCGGTCGGGTTCTCCACCGGCCTGATCTACATGCCCGGCGTGTTCGCGTCGCCCGAGGAGGTGCGGGCGCTGGTCGCCGCCGCCGCGTCCGCCGGGCTGCTCTACTCCACACACATACGGAACGAGACGTTCCACGTCATCGACGCCGTGCGCGAGGCGATCGGCGCCGCCGAGGCCGGCGGCGCCCGCCTGGAGATCTCCCACCTGAAGGCCATGGGGCCGGAGAACCACGGCGCCGTCACCGAGGCGCTCGCCCTGATCGACGCCGCACGCGAGCGCGGCGTCGACGTCACCGCCGACGTGTACCCGTACACCGCGTCGAGCACCGGCCTCGTGTCCCGCCTGCCCGCCTGGGCCGTCGACGGCGGCGTGGAGCCGACACTCGCCCGGCTCGCCGACCCGCCGGTCAGGGAGAAGATCGCGGCCGAGCTGCGGGCGCGGTTCGGCCGCGACATCGACCCGGAGGGCGTCGTCATCGCCGCGCTCCCCGAGGGCCGCTACAGCGGCAGCGTCGGCCGCTCCCTCGCGGACATCGGCCGCGCCGAGGGCACCGACCCGGCGGAGGCGGCGCTGCGGGTGCTGGAGCACCACCGCCTCGGCGTCGGCATCGTCAACCACGCGATGAGCGAGGCGGACGTCGAGACGGTGCTGCGGCACCCGTGGGTGTCGGTCGCCAGCGACGGCTGGGTGATGACGGCCGAACGCACCGGCCGCCCGCACCCGCGCAGCTTCGGCACGTTCTCCCGCGTCCTGGGCCGGTACGTCAGGGAGCGGGGCGTGCTCCCGCTGGAGGAGGCGGTGCGGCGGATGACGTCCCTGCCCGCCGCGCGCATCCGGGCGGCGGACCGGGGCGTGCTGCGGGTCGGGGCGGCGGCCGACATCGCCGTGTTCGACGCGGCGACGGTGACCGACCGCGCGACGTACGAGGAGCCGTGGCAGCTCTCCACGGGCTTCTCGACGGTGCTGGTGAACGGCGTCGCCGCCCTCCTCGACGGCGCCCTCACCCCGCACCGCGCCGGCCGCGTCATCACCCCGTCCCCGGCCGCCGCGTCCTGA
- a CDS encoding MarR family transcriptional regulator: protein MADAVDLIVGQWREERPDLSAALEPMEVMGRIQRMQRVHEQHFRKLRDAFGLAMGEIDMLFTLRRSGPPYTLTAGAFLKAAMVTAGAVTNRIDRLEDKGLVERVRESADRRSVQIRLTEHGKAVADDMITTHLREYERILSALGARQREQIASGLRAILEAHDDTTLA, encoded by the coding sequence GTGGCCGATGCGGTGGATCTGATCGTCGGGCAGTGGCGCGAGGAACGGCCGGACCTGTCCGCCGCGCTGGAACCGATGGAGGTGATGGGGCGCATCCAGCGGATGCAGCGCGTCCACGAGCAGCACTTCAGGAAGCTGCGCGACGCGTTCGGCCTCGCCATGGGCGAGATCGACATGCTCTTCACGCTGCGCCGCTCAGGGCCGCCCTACACGCTCACGGCCGGCGCCTTCCTCAAGGCGGCCATGGTGACCGCGGGCGCCGTCACGAACCGGATCGACCGCCTGGAGGACAAGGGCCTGGTCGAGCGGGTGCGCGAGAGCGCCGACCGGCGTTCCGTGCAGATCCGCCTCACCGAGCACGGCAAGGCTGTCGCGGACGACATGATCACGACACATCTGCGGGAGTACGAGCGGATCCTCTCGGCGCTCGGCGCGCGGCAGCGCGAGCAGATCGCCTCGGGACTGCGCGCGATCCTCGAAGCACACGACGACACCACCCTCGCCTGA